One genomic region from Saprospiraceae bacterium encodes:
- a CDS encoding porin has product MNRFILLLFCSFVSISLYSQEDLLSLLNDSLDAKVKEPVTATFKTTRVINLPSIEQTAAGVFDFKISHRFGFLSSGVREFFGLDQASIRIGGEYGISKGLMIGVGRSSFEKTVDGYFKWRLFKQTSGYKSFPLTVSVFGGSAIKTVNTTPDRTNFFVNNLFYTGQLIIGSKLTEGLSLQISPTVVHRNLTLTTNEKNDVLAVGAGGRIKLSKRTSLNAEYIYLLPNQISSEYKPSLSIGFDIETGGHVFQLHASNSTSMIEKGYIAETVGDWGQGDIHFGFNISRVFTIRKPKN; this is encoded by the coding sequence ATGAACCGATTCATACTACTCCTTTTTTGCAGCTTTGTTTCCATCTCATTATATAGTCAGGAAGATCTCCTTTCACTTTTGAATGACTCTCTTGATGCAAAAGTCAAAGAACCTGTAACAGCCACCTTCAAGACCACCCGAGTCATCAACTTACCCTCCATAGAGCAAACTGCTGCTGGGGTTTTTGACTTTAAGATTTCCCACAGATTCGGGTTCCTCAGCAGTGGGGTCAGAGAGTTTTTCGGCCTGGATCAGGCTTCCATCAGAATAGGGGGAGAATATGGTATCTCCAAAGGGTTAATGATTGGTGTTGGACGAAGCTCCTTTGAAAAAACAGTAGATGGTTATTTTAAATGGCGCTTGTTTAAACAGACTTCCGGCTACAAGTCTTTTCCTTTGACTGTGAGTGTGTTCGGTGGATCTGCGATTAAAACGGTCAACACCACACCTGATCGTACCAATTTTTTCGTCAATAACCTGTTTTACACCGGTCAGTTAATCATAGGCTCAAAACTCACTGAGGGACTTTCATTGCAAATATCCCCGACAGTGGTTCACAGGAATCTAACCCTTACTACCAATGAAAAAAATGATGTATTAGCCGTCGGAGCTGGAGGGCGAATAAAACTGTCCAAAAGAACTTCTCTGAATGCCGAATATATTTATCTTCTGCCTAATCAAATCTCCTCAGAATATAAACCTTCATTGTCCATAGGTTTCGATATAGAGACCGGAGGTCATGTCTTTCAATTGCACGCTTCCAATTCGACTTCCATGATAGAAAAAGGGTATATCGCTGAAACGGTAGGTGATTGGGGACAGGGCGATATCCATTTTGGGTTTAATATCTCCCGAGTATTTACGATCAGGAAACCAAAGAATTAG
- a CDS encoding YceI family protein, producing MKKISFISLALVFIGLIPLHGQIYYTKTGVVNFEASSPLEKIEAVAKSANCVLNAETGAVEMAVLIKSFNFDKALMQEHFNENYLESTKFPKAIFKGTISNIKEVQFLKDGKYKGNFEGKITIHGVTKSVDNVVNFRVSGGKITADTDFNLTVGDFDISIPSLVSDKVAKTAKVTIQVELQELKKSQ from the coding sequence ATGAAAAAAATAAGTTTTATAAGCCTTGCTTTAGTCTTCATTGGCCTGATACCCCTTCACGGGCAGATCTATTACACGAAAACCGGGGTCGTTAATTTTGAAGCCAGTTCTCCATTAGAAAAAATCGAAGCTGTAGCGAAATCTGCAAACTGTGTTCTCAATGCAGAAACTGGAGCAGTAGAGATGGCCGTACTCATCAAATCATTCAATTTCGACAAAGCCCTGATGCAGGAACATTTTAATGAAAATTATTTGGAATCAACCAAATTTCCCAAAGCTATATTTAAGGGAACCATTTCAAATATCAAAGAAGTACAATTTTTAAAAGATGGCAAGTATAAAGGCAATTTTGAAGGAAAAATAACGATTCATGGCGTCACCAAGTCTGTTGACAATGTGGTCAATTTCAGGGTGAGTGGAGGTAAAATTACAGCCGATACTGATTTTAATCTTACAGTAGGTGACTTTGATATCTCGATACCTTCACTCGTTAGTGATAAAGTGGCCAAAACTGCCAAAGTCACCATTCAAGTTGAACTTCAAGAACTCAAGAAATCTCAATAA
- a CDS encoding GIY-YIG nuclease family protein has protein sequence MQTFVYVIQSSKDFRLYVGMTGNVEKRIEEHNKGLTPSTQFYRPWKLVYLEEYPDRISARNREKYLKSGSGKEFLKRVINLDSNAGISD, from the coding sequence ATGCAAACATTTGTTTATGTAATTCAAAGTTCAAAAGACTTCAGACTCTATGTTGGGATGACAGGGAATGTTGAAAAACGGATTGAAGAACATAACAAAGGATTGACTCCTTCAACACAATTTTACCGTCCCTGGAAATTGGTATATCTGGAAGAATATCCAGATCGAATATCAGCCAGAAATCGTGAAAAATATCTAAAATCAGGTTCTGGCAAGGAATTTCTTAAAAGAGTTATCAATTTAGACTCAAACGCCGGTATTTCAGATTGA
- a CDS encoding tetratricopeptide repeat protein, with amino-acid sequence MNKYLFLLTCVFAFSCKKNVPQALQAIDRLEQEYDKNKDPKTLESLLAEYINFVTGNAGDKAQKIEILEKAEKLSASNNRYFESVTFLNTLIKEDPESAKNPDRILQLADLMKNVIRNENAANTLYTGFLDKYPQHPKSPEVQKIIGDQHLPLKTMIQNLAGKMYDDTLHQFNELAATQYVDATEAYVLINPDDPESPDLLNKAAETARSLKTFNKAISLYDWVIEKYPTSKLASQALFLKAFTFDNELHDIENAKFYYEEFIKRYPTNDFADDAKVLMDNLGKSDQEFLQSIQGEKK; translated from the coding sequence ATGAATAAATACCTTTTCTTGCTTACCTGTGTTTTTGCATTTTCATGTAAAAAGAATGTCCCTCAAGCATTACAGGCCATCGATAGACTGGAACAGGAATATGACAAAAATAAGGACCCTAAGACCCTCGAATCTTTACTGGCGGAATACATCAACTTCGTCACAGGCAATGCTGGTGATAAAGCGCAAAAAATAGAAATCCTGGAAAAGGCTGAAAAATTAAGTGCTTCAAATAATAGATATTTCGAATCAGTTACTTTTCTCAACACCTTGATAAAAGAAGATCCGGAATCAGCCAAAAATCCTGATAGAATCTTACAATTGGCTGATCTTATGAAAAATGTCATCCGCAATGAGAATGCAGCTAACACTTTATATACCGGATTTCTGGACAAATATCCTCAACACCCCAAATCACCGGAAGTACAAAAAATCATTGGCGACCAACACCTGCCTTTAAAAACAATGATTCAAAACCTGGCTGGCAAGATGTATGACGATACTTTACACCAATTCAACGAACTGGCTGCTACTCAATATGTTGACGCTACAGAAGCCTATGTATTGATCAATCCTGATGATCCCGAAAGTCCCGATTTATTAAACAAAGCAGCCGAGACAGCCCGCTCCTTAAAAACCTTCAATAAAGCAATCTCTTTGTATGATTGGGTGATAGAAAAATACCCTACGAGCAAACTGGCATCACAAGCTTTATTTTTAAAAGCGTTTACTTTTGACAACGAACTTCATGACATTGAAAACGCAAAATTCTATTATGAAGAATTTATCAAACGCTACCCTACCAATGATTTTGCTGATGATGCTAAAGTATTGATGGACAACCTGGGTAAGTCTGACCAGGAGTTTCTGCAGAGCATCCAGGGGGAAAAGAAGTAA
- a CDS encoding SDR family NAD(P)-dependent oxidoreductase, with protein MEKILITGGTGFLGRALAIKLKSNYQVYLCGRNNTQNSFAQMTTGCQAIPADISSMESIRDAFNQVKPDIVIHAGATKFVDISEREPFEAIDINVNGSANVARLAIDQGCKMVIGISTDKAAPPISNTYALTKALMERLFSASDTRSDTRFACVRFGNIAWSSGSVFPIWKKMVQLNGKIQSTGPHMRRYLISVEKAADLVIRAINHIDLIRGGILIPDMKAVLIKDILDLFAEQKHVSWEQIAARPGERVDEYLLGDSELEYSERIELDGLVHYLFTPNRRPDHPVVDHLISSSAPQFSKEELLEFINREPTV; from the coding sequence ATGGAGAAAATCCTAATCACAGGAGGAACCGGTTTTTTAGGTCGGGCGCTGGCTATAAAACTAAAAAGCAATTACCAAGTATATCTGTGTGGTAGAAATAATACACAAAATTCTTTCGCTCAAATGACGACAGGGTGTCAGGCTATACCGGCTGATATCTCCTCGATGGAGTCGATTCGAGATGCTTTTAATCAGGTAAAGCCTGATATAGTCATACATGCCGGAGCCACCAAATTTGTCGATATCTCAGAGCGAGAGCCTTTCGAAGCCATTGATATCAATGTCAATGGATCCGCCAATGTAGCCAGGCTTGCTATTGATCAAGGTTGTAAAATGGTCATCGGTATTTCAACAGATAAGGCCGCACCACCGATATCCAATACCTATGCACTGACCAAGGCCCTCATGGAGCGATTATTTAGCGCTTCTGACACCCGGTCAGATACTCGCTTTGCTTGCGTTCGTTTTGGCAATATTGCCTGGTCTAGTGGCTCTGTATTCCCGATTTGGAAAAAAATGGTCCAATTGAATGGTAAAATCCAATCAACCGGTCCTCATATGAGGCGGTACCTTATTAGTGTAGAAAAAGCGGCTGATCTGGTCATAAGAGCTATCAATCATATCGACCTCATCAGAGGCGGCATCTTGATACCCGATATGAAGGCAGTGCTTATAAAAGATATTCTGGATTTGTTTGCTGAGCAAAAACATGTCAGTTGGGAGCAGATAGCTGCTCGCCCCGGAGAACGTGTAGATGAATATCTGCTTGGAGATTCGGAATTGGAGTATAGCGAAAGAATAGAGCTGGATGGACTTGTACACTATTTGTTTACACCTAACAGGAGACCGGATCACCCTGTTGTAGACCACCTCATCTCTTCTTCCGCACCACAATTTTCTAAAGAAGAATTATTAGAATTTATAAATCGCGAACCCACCGTATAA
- a CDS encoding glycosyltransferase family 2 protein, translating into MIRDISFAISSYNRADDLLDLLHNIMALDDFEEFIEDVIIINNGSTSSYAVVEDFVAQLDNPRVKYHLLPTNLGATGGKNKAFELCKGRYVVMPDDDCLMEDKNCLSSIVREFERTDTDREIAIVVFKLVYHINHQIQWSGFPHKNFKNTVDCPHFKPIFSLEEHVHSRGPV; encoded by the coding sequence ATGATCAGGGATATCAGTTTTGCGATCAGTAGCTACAATAGGGCAGATGATCTGCTCGATCTATTACATAATATTATGGCCCTGGACGATTTTGAAGAGTTTATCGAAGATGTAATTATTATCAACAATGGGTCTACCTCCAGTTATGCTGTAGTGGAAGACTTTGTTGCCCAACTAGACAATCCTCGTGTAAAATATCACCTTCTTCCAACCAATCTTGGTGCGACCGGTGGTAAGAATAAAGCGTTTGAGTTATGCAAAGGCAGATATGTGGTCATGCCCGATGATGATTGTTTAATGGAAGACAAAAATTGCTTGTCATCAATCGTTCGTGAATTTGAAAGAACGGATACTGACCGAGAAATAGCTATTGTAGTATTTAAATTGGTTTATCACATCAACCACCAGATACAATGGTCAGGCTTTCCCCATAAAAATTTTAAAAATACGGTGGATTGTCCTCATTTCAAACCTATTTTTTCCCTGGAGGAGCATGTGCACTCAAGAGGTCCTGTATAG
- a CDS encoding glycosyltransferase — protein MDNKLGITFCDFWPELNMEDNIFINCLRKITQVQIDHEHPDLVFYSYYGNGHFKYRCPKIFYTGENIRPDYDACDFSLSFDYPVSEKNYRFPLYALYGDVHQLCFPKDPQEILISKTKFCNFVVSNPQGKERNKFFNLLNKYKKVDSGGRFKNNIGHLVEDKNTFVRDYKFTLAFENSSFPGYTTEKIFQPMMMHSLPIYWGNPLVGRDFNTKALSISTIFQTSMQPSIIS, from the coding sequence ATGGACAATAAATTAGGCATAACATTTTGTGACTTTTGGCCTGAACTAAACATGGAGGACAATATATTCATCAATTGTCTAAGGAAAATAACTCAAGTTCAGATCGACCACGAACACCCTGACCTGGTGTTTTATTCATACTATGGTAATGGTCACTTTAAATATCGTTGTCCAAAAATATTTTATACCGGTGAAAACATCCGACCGGATTATGATGCCTGTGACTTTTCTTTGTCCTTTGATTACCCGGTCAGCGAAAAAAATTATCGTTTTCCACTGTATGCATTATACGGAGATGTACATCAATTATGCTTTCCAAAGGACCCACAGGAAATTTTGATTTCCAAAACCAAATTTTGCAATTTTGTAGTGTCCAATCCCCAGGGCAAGGAAAGAAACAAGTTTTTTAATCTTCTTAATAAATACAAAAAAGTTGATTCGGGCGGGAGATTCAAAAACAATATTGGTCATCTGGTGGAAGATAAAAACACGTTTGTAAGGGATTATAAATTTACTTTGGCTTTTGAAAACAGCAGTTTTCCCGGATATACCACAGAAAAGATTTTTCAACCTATGATGATGCATAGTCTGCCCATATATTGGGGGAACCCTCTGGTAGGTCGGGACTTTAATACTAAAGCTTTATCAATATCCACGATTTTCCAGACTTCCATGCAGCCATCAATCATATCATAG
- a CDS encoding NAD(P)/FAD-dependent oxidoreductase: MITTDIIIIGAGPCGLFAVFEAGLLQLRCHLIDVLPQAGGQLVEIYPKKPIYDIPGCPKILAGDLVTNLLKQIEPFKPGFTLGERAETIIKSETGSFIVITNKDTKITAPVIVIAGGLGCFEPRKPPIDNIDRLADKGIDYFIKDPSKYADKNLVIAGGGDSALDWAIFLAEQAASLTLIHRRTEFRGAPDSVEKVMQLHKSGKIKLVTQAQVIDVIGNEKLTSVLVKHDVDGDMAIPADYFLPLFGLTPKLGPIAEWGLQLDHQAISVNTLDYSTNIPGIYAIGDINIYPGKLKLILCGFHEATLMCQSAFQYIYPDKKLSFKYTTVTGIKGL; this comes from the coding sequence ATGATTACAACAGACATTATAATAATAGGTGCGGGACCCTGTGGCTTGTTTGCAGTGTTTGAGGCTGGCTTGCTCCAATTAAGATGCCATTTGATTGATGTTTTGCCCCAGGCAGGTGGCCAGTTGGTAGAGATTTATCCTAAAAAGCCAATTTATGATATCCCGGGTTGCCCGAAAATATTGGCGGGTGACCTGGTGACCAACCTTTTAAAACAAATAGAACCTTTTAAACCGGGCTTCACACTGGGCGAGCGGGCTGAGACAATAATTAAAAGCGAGACCGGTAGCTTTATTGTAATCACCAACAAAGACACAAAAATAACAGCTCCGGTCATCGTCATCGCCGGAGGATTGGGTTGTTTTGAGCCACGTAAGCCACCCATAGACAACATAGATAGGTTAGCGGATAAGGGAATCGATTATTTTATTAAAGATCCATCGAAATATGCAGACAAAAATTTGGTGATTGCTGGCGGAGGTGATTCAGCATTAGATTGGGCTATATTTTTAGCCGAGCAAGCTGCTTCGCTGACTTTGATCCACCGAAGAACAGAGTTTAGAGGGGCACCAGACTCTGTAGAAAAAGTAATGCAACTCCATAAATCCGGCAAAATCAAGCTGGTGACTCAGGCCCAGGTCATTGATGTAATTGGCAATGAAAAATTGACTTCTGTTCTTGTTAAACACGATGTGGATGGAGATATGGCTATACCGGCTGATTATTTTTTACCGCTTTTTGGGCTTACCCCAAAACTTGGGCCGATCGCTGAATGGGGCCTCCAGCTCGATCATCAAGCTATTTCTGTGAATACGCTGGATTATAGTACCAATATTCCCGGGATATACGCGATCGGTGATATCAATATCTATCCGGGCAAACTAAAACTTATATTATGCGGTTTTCATGAAGCGACCCTGATGTGCCAATCGGCTTTTCAGTATATCTATCCTGATAAAAAATTGTCGTTCAAGTACACGACAGTGACTGGGATCAAAGGGTTGTAA
- a CDS encoding discoidin domain-containing protein: MACGGGGGGCTLGSNLSQGRITVSQSSTYSNSYPAPAANDGNLSTFNHTSIETSPWWQVDIGSVKTIGKIEVVNRVGCPGCVTQKRLEKFKIFVSNSPTPSNSDIVYTHSSVLGDGQDSKHEHNSNWKICKNSM; the protein is encoded by the coding sequence GTGGCTTGTGGAGGAGGTGGTGGTGGATGTACACTTGGCTCAAACTTAAGTCAAGGAAGAATTACTGTAAGTCAATCTAGTACATATTCTAATTCCTATCCAGCACCAGCTGCCAATGATGGAAATCTCTCAACATTTAATCATACTTCAATAGAAACTAGTCCTTGGTGGCAAGTTGACATAGGTTCAGTTAAAACAATTGGCAAAATTGAAGTTGTAAATCGAGTAGGATGCCCAGGATGTGTCACTCAAAAAAGACTTGAAAAATTTAAAATTTTTGTTTCTAATTCACCTACACCTTCGAATAGCGATATTGTATATACCCACTCTTCAGTCCTTGGTGATGGTCAGGACAGTAAGCATGAACATAACTCCAACTGGAAGATATGTAAGAATTCAATGTGA
- a CDS encoding discoidin domain-containing protein produces the protein MNITPTGRYVRIQCDFSAGANYLHIAELRAFECTSTPNICANNQSPTVSVQSNSASYPEKSNFTVSASANDPDGTISSVEFFNGSTSLGVITSAPYTLTINSASAATYSFTAKALDNCGAITTSQILNISTTNSCTDGFQNGDETGIDCGGTCGPCNNSCTTLTKLSSNKPVTQISTYNNSSYYAGDKVLDGSNQTYNHTGPSTNPWLQIDLQNNFNISSIIINNRSDCCGNIIKKFRVFVSNAPVTDFNAIGNVFEYNNSSGMPVGYVQDIINLNVSGRYVSICVDNGATT, from the coding sequence ATGAACATAACTCCAACTGGAAGATATGTAAGAATTCAATGTGATTTTAGTGCTGGAGCTAATTATTTACATATTGCCGAATTAAGAGCCTTTGAATGTACATCTACTCCTAACATTTGTGCGAATAATCAATCACCCACTGTATCAGTTCAATCCAATTCTGCTTCATATCCTGAAAAAAGTAATTTTACTGTGTCAGCTTCAGCAAATGATCCAGATGGAACTATTAGTTCTGTTGAATTTTTTAACGGCAGTACATCATTAGGGGTGATTACTTCCGCACCTTATACATTAACGATAAACAGCGCTTCTGCTGCCACTTATAGTTTTACGGCCAAAGCACTAGACAACTGTGGAGCAATTACAACTTCTCAGATATTAAATATTTCGACAACTAATAGCTGTACAGATGGATTTCAAAATGGAGATGAAACAGGAATAGATTGCGGAGGTACGTGTGGCCCGTGTAATAATAGCTGTACAACTTTAACAAAGTTAAGCAGTAATAAACCTGTCACCCAAATTAGTACCTATAATAATTCATCATATTATGCCGGGGATAAAGTTCTAGATGGTTCTAACCAAACCTATAATCACACAGGACCTTCGACAAATCCTTGGTTACAAATTGACCTTCAAAACAATTTCAATATTTCCAGCATTATCATTAATAATAGATCTGATTGTTGTGGGAATATTATCAAAAAATTCAGAGTCTTTGTTTCTAACGCCCCAGTGACCGATTTTAATGCTATCGGCAATGTCTTTGAATATAATAATTCTTCCGGAATGCCTGTGGGTTATGTTCAGGACATTATAAATTTAAATGTTAGTGGCAGATACGTTTCTATCTGTGTTGATAATGGAGCTACTACCTAG
- a CDS encoding T9SS type A sorting domain-containing protein translates to MSKNFNTDQTEIQNLFGDIKVKLFPNPAINFINIKFENQSIFLKEVSIIDIYGRTILKNFNTNNVIFITDLSPGSYYIKMVIENNIIIKKFIKSK, encoded by the coding sequence TTGAGTAAAAACTTTAACACTGATCAAACAGAAATACAAAATCTATTCGGGGATATTAAAGTTAAACTTTTCCCAAATCCAGCAATAAATTTTATAAATATAAAATTTGAAAACCAAAGTATTTTCCTAAAAGAAGTTTCAATTATCGATATTTATGGGCGAACGATACTAAAGAATTTTAATACGAATAATGTAATTTTTATCACTGATTTGTCACCGGGTTCTTATTATATAAAAATGGTAATTGAAAATAATATTATTATTAAAAAATTTATTAAAAGTAAATAA
- a CDS encoding class I SAM-dependent methyltransferase — translation MNIKILSSKILEFLKSSTIRTANQFGFEISRIPKGSSLDLEYEPVRPFATYSPWNKDDLFQEVIASVQGFTLVDKYRCFELWKLIEQTSKLKNGNLIEVGVWRGGTGAIIAKKAKKCKIRDKVYLCDTFTGVVKAGEKDSTYRNGEHADTSLQAVSNLLLKQMNLDNVELLEGIFPDQTGHQVEGMQFRFCHIDVDVYQSAKDVVEWIWDKMVPCGVIVFDDYGFFGCDGITKFVNEQMEYNDRFVIHNLNGHAIILKL, via the coding sequence ATGAATATTAAAATTTTGTCATCGAAAATATTGGAATTTTTAAAAAGCTCAACCATTCGGACTGCCAATCAATTTGGGTTTGAAATATCTAGGATCCCAAAAGGATCTTCCTTAGATTTGGAATATGAGCCGGTGCGTCCATTCGCAACTTACAGTCCTTGGAATAAGGACGATTTGTTTCAAGAAGTGATTGCTTCTGTGCAAGGATTCACTTTAGTAGACAAATATAGGTGCTTTGAGCTTTGGAAACTTATTGAACAAACATCAAAATTGAAAAATGGTAACCTAATTGAGGTCGGGGTTTGGCGTGGTGGAACAGGAGCGATCATTGCGAAGAAAGCCAAGAAGTGTAAAATTAGAGACAAGGTTTACCTATGTGATACATTTACAGGCGTTGTAAAAGCGGGAGAAAAAGATTCTACTTACAGAAACGGGGAACATGCTGATACAAGTCTTCAAGCTGTATCAAACTTGCTTCTCAAGCAAATGAATTTGGACAATGTCGAGTTATTAGAAGGTATCTTCCCTGATCAGACAGGTCATCAAGTGGAAGGGATGCAATTCAGATTCTGTCATATTGATGTAGATGTTTATCAATCAGCTAAAGATGTAGTCGAATGGATTTGGGACAAGATGGTTCCCTGTGGTGTTATAGTTTTTGACGATTATGGCTTTTTTGGTTGCGACGGAATTACCAAGTTTGTAAATGAGCAAATGGAGTATAATGATAGATTTGTAATTCATAATTTAAATGGTCATGCAATCATCTTGAAGCTTTAA
- a CDS encoding transposase — protein sequence MKKTEKGIKKFTSAEKLSIIKEVKQRGLKVTLAKYDLFPATYYYWKRKYVVYGEEGLAPRTSRDREAKIRRLEKQNEQLKLLLAEKELESKMKDEIIKKKYPEWKRRT from the coding sequence ATGAAAAAGACCGAAAAAGGGATTAAAAAGTTCACTTCAGCTGAAAAGCTTTCGATCATTAAAGAAGTCAAACAGCGTGGCCTCAAAGTGACCTTGGCCAAGTATGACCTGTTTCCGGCAACCTATTATTATTGGAAGCGCAAGTATGTCGTGTATGGGGAAGAAGGCTTAGCTCCCAGGACTTCAAGGGATCGAGAGGCGAAGATTAGACGGCTTGAAAAGCAAAATGAGCAGCTGAAGCTACTATTGGCTGAAAAAGAGCTGGAAAGCAAAATGAAAGATGAGATAATAAAGAAAAAGTATCCCGAATGGAAAAGGAGAACTTAG
- a CDS encoding transposase yields MEKENLVRDYMGQGLLRDQCLEIVGLSKNQFYYLAKGTRPGKSSTLTTAWRNPETYIVHQVDNQEVVKKVVAIKLDPDHANWYQMITITLKIQGFYINHKKVYRLMFEHLLLEDEVKVRGKDYVKYRRVAPIRPLQIIEMDIKYVWVYEEKKYAFVLTIIDTFTRYVLLWSVGYSMKGEQIKQAWEFVVAEYFQPQKMALNELEVEVRTDNGKQFEAKIIREFFTENHINHVFTHPYTPEENGHVESFHSILTKAISRDKFNRISELETRLDRFYSCYVNDRSHSGTKGIPLQNIGHFTTWVKFK; encoded by the coding sequence ATGGAAAAGGAGAACTTAGTGCGGGACTATATGGGACAGGGGTTATTAAGAGACCAATGTTTGGAGATAGTAGGTTTGAGTAAAAATCAATTTTATTATCTGGCAAAAGGAACGAGACCTGGCAAATCTTCAACACTGACTACAGCCTGGCGAAATCCAGAGACTTATATTGTACATCAAGTAGATAATCAGGAGGTAGTAAAGAAGGTCGTAGCCATAAAGTTGGATCCAGATCATGCTAACTGGTATCAAATGATAACTATTACTCTTAAAATACAAGGCTTTTATATAAATCATAAAAAAGTGTACCGCTTAATGTTTGAACATCTTTTATTAGAAGATGAGGTTAAAGTTAGAGGTAAGGATTATGTCAAATACAGGAGAGTAGCACCGATACGACCTCTCCAAATTATCGAAATGGATATCAAATATGTATGGGTATACGAAGAAAAGAAATATGCATTTGTATTGACCATCATTGATACATTTACTAGATATGTTTTACTTTGGTCTGTGGGCTATTCCATGAAGGGTGAACAAATAAAGCAGGCTTGGGAATTTGTTGTAGCTGAATACTTTCAACCTCAAAAGATGGCACTTAATGAACTGGAAGTAGAAGTGAGGACAGACAACGGCAAACAATTTGAAGCCAAAATAATACGGGAGTTTTTTACAGAAAACCATATCAATCATGTATTTACTCATCCCTATACACCTGAAGAAAACGGACATGTAGAAAGCTTCCACAGTATTTTGACTAAAGCTATTTCAAGGGATAAGTTTAATCGAATAAGTGAACTGGAAACAAGACTTGATCGATTCTATTCCTGTTATGTGAACGATAGAAGTCATAGTGGTACAAAAGGAATACCCCTGCAAAATATTGGGCACTTTACGACATGGGTAAAATTCAAGTAA
- a CDS encoding glycosyltransferase family 2 protein has protein sequence MSVDKQSKHPDEHLIVNGSNTSEIYDWLLNNKQPKYRRWINVENKHIAGNFNHGIENASFQFIHLLNSGDEYVDEEVLSDVYTFLGEHPKLIG, from the coding sequence TTGTCTGTTGATAAACAATCTAAACATCCTGATGAACATTTGATTGTAAATGGTTCTAATACATCAGAAATATATGATTGGTTGCTAAATAATAAGCAACCTAAATATCGTCGATGGATAAACGTGGAAAATAAGCATATTGCGGGTAATTTTAATCATGGGATTGAAAATGCTTCCTTTCAATTCATTCATTTGTTAAATTCTGGCGACGAATATGTAGACGAAGAAGTTCTATCTGATGTATATACATTTCTTGGTGAGCACCCGAAGCTAATTGGATAA